In one window of Hyla sarda isolate aHylSar1 chromosome 1, aHylSar1.hap1, whole genome shotgun sequence DNA:
- the PRKAB1 gene encoding 5'-AMP-activated protein kinase subunit beta-1, translated as MGNTSSERPGPLKGRRDSGGSASKGDDRAKILMDSPEDADMYPAEENKAPLEKDEFLAWQHDLEVNDKAPTQARPTVFRWTGGGKEIYLAGSFNNWGKIPLIRSHNNFVAILDLPEGDHQYKFFVDGQWTHDPAEPVVTSQLGTINNVINVKKTDFEVFDALMVDSQKGSDLSELSSSPPGPYQQDPYNCKLEERFKSPPILPPHLLQVILNKDTGISCDPALLPEPNHVMLNHLYALSIKDGVMVLSATHRYKKKYVTTLLYKPI; from the exons ATGGGGAACACCAGCAGCGAGCGACCTGGACCCTTAAAAGGGCGAAGGGACAGTGGCGGGAGCGCTAGCAAGGGGGATGACAGAGCCAAGATCCTGATGGACAGCCCGGAGGACGCGGATATGTACCCGGCCGAGGAAAACAAG GCACCGCTGGAAAAGGATGAGTTCCTAGCATGGCAGCATGATTTAGAGGTGAACGATAAAGCTCCAACGCAGGCTCGACCAACTGTTTTTCGCTGGACAGGCGGAGGGAAGGAAATTTACTTAGCTGGGTCTTTCAATAACTGGGGGAAGATTCCTCTCATCAGAAG CCACAACAACTTTGTTGCCATATTAGACCTGCCGGAAGGTGATCACCAGTACAAATTTTTTGTTGATGGCCAGTGGACGCATGATCCTGCTGAG CCAGTAGTAACTAGCCAGCTTGGCACTATAAACAATGTTATAAATGTGAAGAAAACCGATTTTGAAGTATTTGATGCCTTAATGGTGGATTCTCAGAAAGGCTCTGATTTGTCAG AGTTGTCCAGCTCTCCGCCTGGTCCATACCAGCAGGATCCATATAACTGTAAGCTAGAAGAACGTTTCAAATCTCCTCCGATCCTTCCACCTCATCTACTGCAAGTTATCCTTAACAAAGACACCGGTATATCT TGTGATCCAGCGCTGCTCCCAGAACCAAACCATGTTATGTTAAATCACCTATATGCCCTTTCCATTAAG GATGGCGTGATGGTATTAAGTGCTACTCACCGTTACAAGAAGAAATATGTCACCACATTACTGTACAAGCCAATATGA